The sequence TCCTGCCTGGGCCGCGGGAGCAGCGGGGTGAGGACGAGCCGGCTGCGGAGGAAGAGGACGAGAAGCGGCTCGCACCGTCGGCGCTTAGCGCACGTCCCGCCGCCCTTCGGGGAGGCTCGGGCGCCggccccttcctcccccaggaCGTGTGCCGAGCCGAGGCGCCTGCCCGGAGGGAGGAAAATGCTCGGGCTCCATGGCTGCCAGTGATGGAGCGGTCCCTGGGCTCCCgctgccaccgccgccgccgcgcccctGCCGTGCTCCGCGAGGACCCGGCGTCTCTGCGCGCCCGCCCGCGCCTCGTTGCTGGGCTCACCGTACCGggcgccccgccgccgccccgctCCGAGCCTCGCCGCGCCGGCCCCAGCCGCGGCCAGCGTTTCCTCAGGGAGCAGCCGCCGCGAGCCCAGGGGGTTTGAAAGGGTCCGCGGGGCGTGGGGGGAGGGCCGAGCGGGGCCGGCGGGGCTGGAAGGGGAGGTTTGAGCGACACTGAGCTCGGGGCtcgccggcggcggcggcgctggGGGTGGCGAGGGGAAGGCGACACTCGCTCGGCGCTGCCTTCGTGCAGAGCCACCGGGAGGGTTTTGcagcggccgccgccgccgctgcggcgggaggaggggtggaggtgGCTTCGGAGTTGTCCGGAGAAGGTGGGCATTTCTCGGCtttcccgccccctcccctaGGCTCCCCCCTCCCttgctctccccctccctcccgccccgcACCCCACGTGAAGCGGAATATAAAGGGGGGTGTGAGGCTAGAGGGGAAAGTGAATGGTGAAGGGCTGAAGGGGTACCCCCTTCGGGTCCCTCGGCCGCCCTGTTCACCCTCGTTCATCCTCCCTTCCCGAAGCTCGCCCTCGAAGGCAGCAGCGGCCGGCGCCCTCGGCTGAGGAGGAgtaggaggagaaggaggaatcGCGCCGGGTGGAGCATCAGGTCCCGTTTTCCTCCCCGGGCGTCTTGAACACAAAGATTACGGTGCAGAAGGAAATTGCTCGCGCCTCCTCCGCCCCCCGGTCCCCAACACAATGCACCAGCCGCCCGAGTCCACCGCCGCCGCGGCCGCGGCCGCTGCAGACATTAGTGCTAGGAAGATGGCGCACCCGGCAATGTTCCCTCGAAGGGGCAGTGGCGGTGGCAGCGCCTCTGCTCTCAGTGCAGCAGGTACCGGCGTTGGTAGTAGTGCCCCATCTTCCGAGGATTTTCCGCCTCCGTCGCTGCTCCAGCCGCCACCTCCTGTAGCATCTTCTCTGTCGGGACCACAGCCTCCGCCTCCACAAAGCCTGAACCTCCTTTCGCAGGCTCAGCTGCAGGCACAGCCTCTTGCACCAGGCGGAAcccagatgaaaaagaaaagtggcttCCAGATAACTAGCGTGACCCCGGCTCAGATCTCCGCCAGCATCAGCTCTAACAACAGCATCGCAGAGGACACCGAGAGCTACGATGATCTGGATGAATCGCACACGGAAGATCTGTCTTCTTCCGAGATCCTTGATGTGTCACTTTCCAGGGCTACTGACTTAGGGGAGCCCGAACGCAGCTCCTCGGAAGAGACGCTCAATAACTTCCAGGAAGCCGAGACCCCTGGGGCCGTCTCTCCCAACCAGCCCCACCTTCCTCAGCCTCATTTGCCTCCCCTTCCACAACAGAATGTTGTGATCAATGGGAATGCTCatccacaccccctccatcaccaccatcacatTCACCATGGGCACCACCTCCACCACGGGCACCACCATCCATCCCATGCCGGTGTGACTAGTACATCCATTCCCGCAGGGCCACCCTCAAGCCCCGGATCCAGAAAACTCTCGACAACTGGAAGCTCTGACACTGTTATGCCCGCTGCTCCAACTTCTGCTGTATCATCGGGTGGCTCGCCTGCCCCCGTCATGCCTAGTATCCGAGCTTCGAGTACGACGGGCAGTATAGGTATCAATTCTGTCCCTGGCACTAGTGCGATGAATAACGTTAACCTTGCTGCCGTGGGTAGTTTTAATCCCAGCGTGACCAGCAGCATGCTTGGTAACGCTAATGTCAGTGCCAGCGGTATTCCCAGTGCTGCTGGCGTGAGTGTGGGGCCTATAGCGAGCGGTGGTGTCAACGTGAATCTCCTGAGCGGCATGGGCAATGGTACTCTTTCTTCCTCCGCTGCGGTGAACAGCGCTGCCAGCGCCGCTGCGGGGGTGACGGTGGGCTCGAGTCAGCAGCAGCAACCCGCAGTGAACACGTCGAGGTTCCGAGTGGTAAAGTTAGACTCTAGTTCGGAGCCTTATAAAAAAGGCAGATGGACTTGCACCGAGTTCTACGAGAAGGAAAACGCTGGCCCTCCTGCCGAAGGGGTGGTGATAAACAAAGCGGTGGAAACTGTAAAACAAAACCCGCCTGAGGTGACGTCCGAGAGGGAGAGCACGAGTGGGAGCTCAGTGAGCAGCAGCGTCAGCACCCTGAGTCACTACACGGAGAGCGTGGGGAGCGGCGAGATGGGGgccccagctgtggtgcagctgcagcagcagcagccgccgccgccaccaccagcGGCCCTTCAAGCTGTGGCCCTTCCGCCGATGGACTTCGGTAGCAGCGCGGGCGCCCAGAGCCTCCCAGCGGGTAGCGTACCGCCCAGTGTTTCCCAACCCCAGGTCTCGCAAGTGCAGTTACAGCCTCCGCCTCCAGAACTGAGCTATCAGCAGAAGCAGGGTCTCCAGCCAGTACCTGTGCAGGCCGCTCTCCCCGCTGCGCCTGGTGTCCAGCCAACACCTGTTGGTGTGGTGGGCGTAACTCCAGCTTTGGGTCAGCAGCCCTCCGTttccagcctggcccagccccaaCTGCCGTATTCTCCGGCGGCCCCTGCAGTGCAGGCTCCCCTTCCAGGCGCACCACCCCACCAGCTCCAGTATGGACAGCAGCTGCCCCCCGTTTCTACACAGATGGCCCCAAGCCACGGTACGACAGTGACTCCGAATCCTCCCTCCGAGTACGTGCAGCCTCCGCTTCTTCAAACAGCAGTGCCCTCTGGTCAGCCTGCCCCTGCGGGAGGGGCAGCAGGAGCCCCCGGGATGCCTCTGGCTCAGCAGCCCAGCATCCAGCTGCCGGTGCAGCCCGCGGCCGGCCAAGCACAACCTGCGGGGGCATCTGGCCAGCCTGTGGGCCAGGCTCAAACAGCAGTCTCTGCCGTGCCTCCTGGGAGTCAAATCGCAAATATTGGTCAACAAGCAAGTATACCTGCAGCAGTGCAGCAGCCCTCCCCTCAAGTCACACCTGCAGTTCTCCAGCAAGGTGCTCCTCCGCCATCACACATAGTTCCACCTGCTCAAGCTGCGATTCTTCATCAGGGAGTTCAGACCAGTGCTTCAAGCCTTCCTCAACAACTGGTCATTGCACCCCAGAGTACCTTGTTAACTGTGCCTCCCCAGCCACCAGGAGTAGAGTCAGTAGCTCAAGGAGTTGTTTCGCAGCAGTTGCCCGCAGTTAGTTCTTTGCCCTCTGCTAGTAGTATTTCTGTTACCAGTCAGGTTAGTTCAACTGGCCCTTCTGGAATGCCTTCTGCCCCAACAAACTTGGTTCCATCACAGAATATAGCACAAGCCCCTGCCACTCAGAATGGTAATTTGGTTCAAAGCGTTAGTCAACCTCCCTTGATAGCATCCAATATAAATTTGCCTTTGGCACAACAGATACCACTAAGTTCTACTCAGTTCTCTGCACAATCATTAGCTCAGGCAATTGGAAGCCAAATTGAAGATGCCAGGCGCCCAGCGGAACCCTCCTTAGTTGGCTTACCTCAGACTATcagtggtgacagtgggggaATGTCAGCAGTTTCAGATGGGAGTAGCAGCAGCCTAGCagcctctgcttctcttttcccGTTGAAGGTGCTACCGCTGACGACACCCCTGGTGGATGGCGAGGATGAGAGGTAAGATCATGCCATGTTTCTGCAGACATTCAACAGATGCAGAGTTAATCCATTCAGTAGCTATGTATGTGCATAAGATTAGTCGAAAGCATtacatactttttcattttttgtgtgtgaaaaggCACTTTTTTCTGGTAAGTTTTCTAGAGCAGGAGTTAATGGAATGGCCTCAGCTGGATAGGAAATGGTATAATGGTATAAGCAATATGTAAACAGGATTCAACAGAATAGTTTTTTGGGTGTTACAAATAGGTTTGGGAGCACCAAGTCGTTTTGTTTGGTATAAAATGGCTTTTAGAAATATTAACCATAAGCAGAAACTTAATTTTTGTTAACCCATATAATAGTTAATCTAAGTCTTTTGAATTCCTAAAATTGTTAATGACCATCTCTTGGCGGGGCAGGGGGGACTTGCGCTTCCCATGTTTGTTTCTCCTTCACTGGACTGAACAATCCTTTTCAGTTCTACAGTGTTTGATCTTAGTCTGTGAAAGATAATGTTACCTGCTTTTCCTACTCAGATATTATAGGAAAGATGACCTAAGCTGAGTTATATAGGTTGCCCTCAAACTGTAATTGACCACCTTTTGCCTACTTATTTTATGGTCCTTTTTCCTGAACAGTAAAGAAATGGGAAATCTTAAAACGTGTTTTGTGGAGGAGGAGGGCATCCactgtcaaaaaaacaaaaaacaaaaaacacaggttTATCTTTGGTAGTAGTATGCGgtacatttttccttttgcatagTGGATCAAGGTGGTAGCCATTTTAAAGAGTCAAGGAAGAGAAAGTCTTGGAGGTTTGAATTTATGGACATGAAACTGACTTTGTTCTCCTGCTCATCTACTCCACCTGTTCCCCTTTTCCCTTACCCAAGAAATAGGTAGAAAGTCTAAAATACATTATCAAGCAGTGTTTTCTTAATTGGATTGGAAATAATGAGGTATGTACGCTTACTGAAACAAATTATGTCTTTGAAGCTGGCTAGTTAGAAAAGTTGACCTCTCTCTTGATACTGCGTGGCTTTAAACTAAGttgattttttaaaggaatgctcTTTTCACACATTTGCCAGTCTGTGACTAACCTTGATCAAAATAATATAGGAGTTACGACAAAGGCTGTTCATGTTCACTCTGGAACTTTGAATAAGCTTGAAAGATACTTAATTATTTTAGTATGAGTCGAAGATTTTGGGGATTGAACTTTTATGAAACCAGTTGGAACATTTACATTCTAAATGGGTATTTGaggttttcattttggaaaaattggGCATATTTCAAAAGAGTTGCAGTTTTAGAAAAACAGAGACCAAATGTCTCAGGGAggttttcatgatttttcttttttagtttcttgaaaGATGTAAAATCATgattaattgaaataatttaaaatcctgtctttcaagatttttattgtttttcaaatagtcataaaattaaaatcttgttGCCCAGCTGTTTTCTGTATCATGTGTGCAAAACTGTACTTTAGAAGATAAATGCTCTTCTAAGAGGTGGTTTCCTTTAGTCCTATTATGATTTTTGTTAAACCTTTAAATTTATCAGATTGTGCTGATACGGGCAATTTTAAAGAGTTACTTAGCCCAGATATTAATGTTTGCCAAATCTAAAGGGTGTGATCTCAGCAAATCCCCTGTAAAAATGGGTATATAGCATATGGATGCTCaattgagagaaataaaaaatgggtgagataacacaaatgaaaaccacataTTTTGAATTCAAACCTTCCATGGTTTTTGCTAATTACCATTTGTGGTCTCTTGGCATgactttccccttttcttccccctcctgCTGGTAGGGCATGTTAGAGCTTTCCACACTTGGCTGTTCCAGACAATTAAAGTCAGATGTTGCTACTTAACAACTAGGTTTTTAACTGTAGAGCTAGAGTCCCAGTTTAAAATATTAgtacaaaattaattttgcatATAGCAACCGAGAAGAAGTTTAATTAGGGGCAGATTATGTAGAAAGATTTGAAACTAGAAGGGCAAAAATACTGAGAAATAGGACTAAATACCGGTGTAGCGTAACTTGAGTTGACTGTACCTGTTTTGAATTAACTACATATTTGAGCCTTTGTTAACATCAAAGTTAAATCATCaagatgagaaattttttttttcagagatgacCTTTAAATcctgaaaaatcaaaatgattcACCCTGTAAAGGTCAGGTAGAGTAAattgatttaatattttctttattgtgtttttaCCGCAGATTATTTCTTTTATCACTGTAGTTGGGAGAAAGAAGTGTTTCATTTAAATTTGTTCTTGGAAGGGAATTTGAGAATATCTACAAGAGAAAAAAGTGACcgtgattaaaaaaattctttttgctttttcttcccacATTAGTTTCTGTGTCACTTGCATCTTCTGGGCTTGGGCACCTATTCGTACATTGTAATGTCAACATTATGACTTAGAAAACACGTTAGTTAACAGTAAAACTTTTGGGTGGTAGGACAGATGAAGATTGGTTATTTGGTCATCTCTTGAAATAAGTCTCTAACaccttccattttaaaatgtccattatACATGTGGAAAATGCTTTCAGTTGGCCACTGAGAGAGactataaaaattagaaacatagACTGGGCATTaagattatatattttgttttttaaaaatattcttgttaAAAAATCTCAGTGTCCTTTTTTGGCCTTTAATGTGaacttatttttatgcttttatgcCTCGGTTAAGATAAAGGTATTTGATATATAGTCTTGAGTGTTTTGTAATTCTTAATACAGCCTCTTGTGTGAAATTGGTCAAActtctattcatccttcaagactCAGCATCCTCTTCACCAGGGCATGTTGTTTTCGATATTGAAAGCACTGCACACATTCAGTTAGAATTATGTGCACGCATTGTCTCCATAAGACTTGTGAGTTTGTCAAGGGCAAGAAGACTTGTGAGTTTGTCAAGGGCAAgagctaaatattttttcttttttgtcatttaaaatttatgttgtCTCTCACCTTAAGCACCACAGTTCAAGATACAGAATCATATAATTTAATGCAAcaaattgaaaagaaacaaataaaaagactTGCTTTTTATACCTCTTTTAGCTTCTCATCCTTTGAGATGAATTGATATCTTCTAAATATAGTGCCTGGTATTCTTTGGTCATCTTTTGAAATAATATTCTTAACACCTTACACTTACCTTGTTAATGTTAATATTCTAACATTCTTACACCTACCTGATTTGAGTAGGCCGTCAGATATTTATTAAAGAGGAATGAGTTTTCTTATCAAAGAGGAGTAGCAGCATTAATTTTCCCTGACTCTTAGGGTGGGGGCATCAGATAAAATACCTTAACTGTAAAATACTAAActgtttaagttttaatttttatttaggttGTACCTGCACAGTTTTAAAGAGCCAAGTAGTTTACATGGTTATCAAAATgtgcttcatttttgttttccctttcccAGAAGCCGTCACTTTCACCTCTTTTAGGTGATGATCGTGAGGTTTACCTCCTCGTCTACATAACTGCTAGTGCTGCTGCTACTAGATTCGCATCACAGCCAAGGGGTTAGGAGCATGGCCTCTGGAATCAGAGGGCTCAGTTCTCATCCACCTTCTGTCATTTACTTGTCTTTTTCGAccgcttaacctctctgggcctcagtttgcttattttaaaaagtggggatAACAATACCTACCTCAGGGTTGCAGTAATTCTTTGGAATTCTTTGGAAAGCCCTTAGAACCATGTCTAactcatatatgtgtgtgttaaataaaatactcCTTACTTTTGCTTTGGCTTTATTAACTTCCGGGATAGAAGATGAAGATTTAGCTTTGTCAGCACCTACTTGGCTGGTCTCCCTTCCTTCTGGTCCCCTTTCCTCTTCATAGTTAGGATTGCATCACTTGATTATTCATTGTTCTTGTAAAACATGGTTAGCTTTCCTGTCCTGTTCAGTGTCCTgcactcctccccccacccatcccAGCCATCCAGTATATATcgtatacttgtgtgtgtgtgtgtgtgtgtgcgcgcgcgcgctcaCACGCGCGTATCTGTGTACTATGTAGCATACAGAAATGTTAATGCCCTCTCCCCTGGCACCGCACCGCCCCAGAAGTTTTCATCTGTCATCATAGTATGTTTCCTCTAAGTTGCCTTTCTCTCcgtttttgtgtgtttggggtTTTACCTTTTGTGATAGAGCCTTTTCTCCAGTGTCTGGCGGTTCTTGGTCTTCTGGGTGTACCTAAGTGTAGGAGACGGAAGAGCTGTGGAGAAGTTCTCCTTGTGACTTGTTGACTCTTGGCTCTACCATAGGATGATCTGGCTGGGAATTGAGTGTCTTCATCACGGCCCCGCTCACCCCCACCCATCTAATTTTCTCTGTGGTAATCACGAATTCAACTTTTCATCAAATGTCTCTTGAGATGGTCAGGCATAGTAGGTGTTGTGATCAATTTTACCTTCCTGGAAGCCTCTCTCACATTTCTCTGACCTCCATTCTGGACTGATTGCCTCCTGGACTTGGTATGAAACTCTTAATATTGTGGGATTCCTTTCACTCTCTTTTGAGGTTGGATCTCCATTTTCTAGTGGCCTCTGTGATGTTCATTCTTGATTTACTTGATGTTAGGTGAAGAATATCggattgaaaattatattttataattttgctccATTGCTTTCTAGCATCCATATTGCTTTTGAGAAGTCTGAAGTCATTCTGATTCTTTATATATTACATGTGACCcatgttgtgtgtgttttgtttttcttttttcccctttactctTGCTTAtgctctcctctctctcattcattaaatctaaaattttagtttttagttttctgcaaCTTTACAGTGATGAGCCCTTCTGTGGGTTTCTTCTCTTCCAAGGTGTTGGTACTTGGTGTGCCTTTTCAATTTGGAAATATCTTTCAATTCTGGGACTTTTTCTTGAATGATGTTGTTGATTATTTCCTTCcaggttctctttttctttgtcaaaCTCCTTTTACTGGGATAATGGACCTTCTTGACCAGTCTTGtagtttcctctcctcttttccatctctttttcttttttctctacttctGTTGAGTTTTCATCTGTAATTACATTTAATTTCCAAGAGCTTTTGTTTCGTCTTTGTCCTTGTTAATGGTATCTGTCCTATTCTCATAACAATAGTACTTTGTCTTAGCTGTCTTGATACATACATGTtagctttttaaagtttcttctcCCTCTGATCTGTGTCCTCCAGtttttactttattcctttttatttattggtctttatCAGTCATATTATAACCTTTCTTAGATGGTTTGGTGTGTGAGTGGAGGAGAGTAAAATGCTGATTAGAAATTCTCAGAGTCTTGTTAGCTTTCCTTGATGGTAAGTAACCTGGCAGGGTATCCCCGTATATGTTTCTTCACTCAGGCAGCGTGTTTTCAGTATATTCTCCTGCATACTGCTGTGCCCTCTTTCCTCAGTCCTGGAATCTTGTGTTTTATATTCATCAGACAGTACATTTTCAGCTGTTTTGTTGGGcttggggaggggtggttgggacTCTGGGGTTGATTACTTCAACAGACTTTGAAACAATCTTCCTTATTTTAGCACTTCCTCTCCCCCACATCCCACTTCAGATGTATGTGGTACTGCCAATTCCTGAGTCTTTTGGGGATTTTACAGTTTAAATTGGGTTTGTTCTTGGCTTTCCCCACTGTTTGCTAAAGATTTGATTTCCTAGTGTTTGCTAAGTCATTTGTCACTCAACCATCTGCTTTCCAGCTTCCAAATCTTTGTTGCTATTGTCTTTTCACCCACCCTCTCAATGTTTGGGCTTACgttttaatatcttaaaaaattcctttcctgTCATTTCAGTGGAGTTTTTATGAAAGGAGTATAAAATAGACATGTGTGTTTAACCTTACACACCTGTTTCAGCTGTAGAGTACTGCACTGTTACATGTAAAGAATGGTGCTAATTTTAACAATTCATGCTTCAAGATTTGATCTATAATTAGTACATAAATTTTGAGTGGAATTTCTTGGCTCATATCCAGCAGAAATAAGAATGGCATATAACTCGGTATTTCAATTCACAGGAGTGATTAGAAATGTTGGGATTAGATTCGGGTTGATATTTATTATCGCATTTAACCACTCAGCGACCTTATGatgtaagttttttttctaacttacttTTGAATAAACTGATCCTTAGTTTATTGGAGAGGCCAAGTGAGTTGTGTAAGGTTGCATACCTAACAATAAAGGAGAGCTAGGATTCAAAGCTATTTTCCGGTTAAAAATCTACTGCTGTTTCTACTACTTACAAAGCCAACACGAGGTAAGGCTGATGCCCACCAATAGTATTAGAGtgaataccagaaaaaaaaaggcaggcttTGTTGATTTGTGTATTAGTACAAATGACGGGATTCCGTAGAACATACCAACATTGACCTCCCAACCCTTGGTGAGAAAAAAGTGGGTAAAGTCATCGCAGTGGTGTACCTGGAATGTGGTAGACATGTGGTAAATGAATTAATTGTAACATTTTGGGGGGACAGTTGTATGAAAATGATCTTTTCGGCAAAACCATTTACATTTTCTAGTACTTTAAATCCAGTCTTTGTAACATTGGCTTGACAGTTGCAAACCATGtagattttatttcttgtttagaAAGTTTCATTAAAAAGTGTGAAACCAGGCAAGGCATGACCTGCTTTGGTGCAGCAATATCAGAACCCCCGTGGTCGGTTTTGGCTGCATCACCATGTTGTTAGGGGTTGACTATGTCATGGTAAGAATATGCTTTAAGGGCTCAGTCAAAGAAATtacatgaggggaaaaaatggtaaaggatgtttatattatttcaaaagaaCGGCCTGTAATGGCGTTTTAGATTCCAAGTTGACTTGTTTCCTAGTCTCACTTATGTTCCAATCgccctctcccccacccttctGCTGCATCTT is a genomic window of Phacochoerus africanus isolate WHEZ1 chromosome 13, ROS_Pafr_v1, whole genome shotgun sequence containing:
- the LOC125113238 gene encoding translation initiation factor IF-2-like, with product MLHPARFLLLLLLLLSRGRRPLLPSRRRRRPLQNPPGGSARRQRRASVAFPSPPPAPPPPASPELSVAQTSPSSPAGPARPSPHAPRTLSNPLGSRRLLPEETLAAAGAGAARLGAGRRRGARYGEPSNEARAGAQRRRVLAEHGRGAAAAVAAGAQGPLHHWQPWSPSIFLPPGRRLGSAHVLGEEGAGARASPKGGGTCAKRRRCEPLLVLFLRSRLVLTPLLPRPRQEGAAGSGSGDDSFLGGVGGQTGWCSDCSRRRSKEREQQHHEFQFPGVRRRHDMSQAFFFGAWRSPPPLRHTWARPRPSPPSPPRRMPQTGAAGSAEGRWLLRIGAPFCAVQLLLPCGPLALRRAGTSQPGRCCSCLQLNA